One window of Grus americana isolate bGruAme1 chromosome 18, bGruAme1.mat, whole genome shotgun sequence genomic DNA carries:
- the HEXD gene encoding hexosaminidase D isoform X3 gives MRSARLFRLPGESNRPPSRNASDKRAGNVHYRTARSSSRPHRGREATARQRRDAGTGAEGCGQALYTGVSPRRRQAKAIDADRRCRGQLRARSREQSRPERRHAAGMEAGMEAGGPRRRLVHLDLKGAPPRASYLAEVLPLLRALGATGLLLEYEDTFPYAGPLEPLRAPHAYSPGEVRAVLSQARAQGLEVVPLVQTFGHMEFVLKHREFAHLREVKAFPNALNPHKEESRALVKAMIDQVMALHEDLKWFHIGCDEVYYLGEGEESKQWLQQQDNTPEKLWLSHIKAVATCVASSYPSVTPIVWDDMLRGIGEETLAESGVPQLVQPMIWDYAADLDVEGKVQLIEKYRRCGFSKVWFASAFKGATGVNQSLTLIGHHLKNHLQWLKVASNSPADVLEGIALTGWQRYDHFSVLCELLPVAIPSVAVCLQALKNGGYSEKIKENVEKLLGMSNLETDTFMSTSLGTFPGSNILTLVTQVSFYLKSSVDELLERNRYVTGWFSPYHRKRKIIHPIIMHHFQPDAVSLLSKWNAVVQDLQAAMEQVFHECTVEEWMEENVHPSLQKLQQVVDDLDKAIKAQN, from the exons ATGCGCTCGGCCCGCCTCTTCCGCCTGCCAGGGGAAAGCAATCGGCCGCCGAGCAGAAACGCTTCAGACAAGCGGGCAGGGAACGTCCATTACAGAACCGCGAGGAGCAGCAGTAGGCCTCACCGAGGTAGAGAGGCGACAGCTAGACAGCGTCGAGACGCCGGAACCGGGGCAGAAGGATGCGGTCAAGCGCTTTATACCGGTGTAtcgccgcggcggcggcaggcCAAAGCAATCGATGCAGACCGGCGGTGCCGCGGCCAGCTTCGAGCGCGCAGTCGGGAGCAATCGAGGCCGGAGCGGCGGCATGCGGCGGGCATGGAGGCGGGCATGGAGGCGGGCGGGCCGCGGCGGCGCCTGGTGCACCTGGACCTGAAgggcgccccgccccgcgcctcctACCTGGCGGAG GTGCTGCCGCTGCTCCGCGCCCTGGGCGCCACCGGGCTGCTGCTGGAGTACGAGGACACCTTCCCCTACGCGGGGCCGCTGGAGCCGCTGCGGGCCCCGCACGCCTACAG CCCCGGGGAGGTGAGGGCGGTGCTGAGCCAGGCGAGGGCCCAGGGGCTGGAGGTGGTGCCGCTGGTGCAGACCTTCGGGCACATGGAG TTTGTGCTGAAGCACAGAGAGTTTGCTCATCTCCGGGAGGTGAAAGCGTTTCCCAACGCCCTCAACCCACACAAGGAGGAGTCGCGGGCGCTGGTCAAAGCCATGATTGACCAGGTCATGGCACTCCATGAAGACTTAAAATGGTTTCACATCGGATGTGATGAG GTCTACTACCTCGGCGAAGGAGAGGAATCAAAGCAGTGGCTGCAGCAACAAGACAACACTCCGGAGAAGCTGTGGTTATCCCATATAAAAGCAGTAGCAACTTGTGTGGCCTCGTCTTACCCCTCTGTGACGCCCATCGTGTGGGATGACATGCTCAGAGGGATCGGTGAGGAAACATTGGCAG AGTCTGGGGTCCCGCAGCTTGTGCAGCCGATGATCTGGGACTATGCAGCAGACCTCGACGTGGAGGGCAAAG TGCAGCTCATAGAGAAGTATCGTAGATGTGGCTTCTCCAAGGTGTGGTTTGCTAGTGCTTTTAAAGGAGCTACAGGAGTGAATCAGTCTCTAACGCTTATCGGACACCATTTGAAAAACCATCTTCAATGGCTGAAAGTGGCGAGCAATAGCCCCGCCGATGTCCTCGAAGGTATCGCGCTGACTGGCTGGCAAAG GTATGATCACTTCTCTGTTTTGTGTGAGCTTCTCCCTGTGGCAATTCCATCAGTGGCTGTCTGTCTGCAGGCACTAAAGAATG GTGGCTATTctgaaaagattaaagaaaatgtggaaaagcTCCTGGGAATGTCCAACCTGGAAACTGATACTTTCATGAG CACAAGTCTGGGGACCTTTCCTGGGAGCAATATCCTTACGCTTGTGACGCAAGTTAGTTTCTACCTCAAGTCATCAGTGGATGAACTTCTCGAAAGGAACAG ATACGTCACAGGCTGGTTCAGCCCCTaccacagaaaaaggaagattattCATCCCATAATAATGCATCACTTTCAGCCAGATGCAGTAAG TCTTCTCTCCAAGTGGAATGCTGTGGTGCAAGACCTCCAAGCAGCCATGGAGCAAGTTTTCCACGAGTGTACTGTAGAAGAGTGGATGGAGGAGAACGTCCACCCCAGCCTACAGAAGCTGCAGCAAGTGGTAGATGATTTAGATAAAGcaataaaagcacaaaattaG
- the HEXD gene encoding hexosaminidase D isoform X2 — protein MRSARLFRLPGESNRPPSRNASDKRAGNVHYRTARSSSRPHRGREATARQRRDAGTGAEGCGQALYTGVSPRRRQAKAIDADRRCRGQLRARSREQSRPERRHAAGMEAGMEAGGPRRRLVHLDLKGAPPRASYLAEVRRRGHPGPPAPRPGPTHPLSPPGPAGAAAAPRPGRHRAAAGVRGHLPLRGAAGAAAGPARLQFVLKHREFAHLREVKAFPNALNPHKEESRALVKAMIDQVMALHEDLKWFHIGCDEVYYLGEGEESKQWLQQQDNTPEKLWLSHIKAVATCVASSYPSVTPIVWDDMLRGIGEETLAESGVPQLVQPMIWDYAADLDVEGKVQLIEKYRRCGFSKVWFASAFKGATGVNQSLTLIGHHLKNHLQWLKVASNSPADVLEGIALTGWQRYDHFSVLCELLPVAIPSVAVCLQALKNGGYSEKIKENVEKLLGMSNLETDTFMSTSLGTFPGSNILTLVTQVSFYLKSSVDELLERNRYVTGWFSPYHRKRKIIHPIIMHHFQPDAVSLLSKWNAVVQDLQAAMEQVFHECTVEEWMEENVHPSLQKLQQVVCSEVCPPIPPPQVLPQHTAVDLFTSLLDFFQSLNEKKTLVLNPALISFRSGN, from the exons ATGCGCTCGGCCCGCCTCTTCCGCCTGCCAGGGGAAAGCAATCGGCCGCCGAGCAGAAACGCTTCAGACAAGCGGGCAGGGAACGTCCATTACAGAACCGCGAGGAGCAGCAGTAGGCCTCACCGAGGTAGAGAGGCGACAGCTAGACAGCGTCGAGACGCCGGAACCGGGGCAGAAGGATGCGGTCAAGCGCTTTATACCGGTGTAtcgccgcggcggcggcaggcCAAAGCAATCGATGCAGACCGGCGGTGCCGCGGCCAGCTTCGAGCGCGCAGTCGGGAGCAATCGAGGCCGGAGCGGCGGCATGCGGCGGGCATGGAGGCGGGCATGGAGGCGGGCGGGCCGCGGCGGCGCCTGGTGCACCTGGACCTGAAgggcgccccgccccgcgcctcctACCTGGCGGAGGTAAGGCGGCGGGGACAccccggccccccggccccccggcccGGTCCCACCCACCCGCTGTCCCCTCCCGGTCCCGCAGGTGCTGCCGCTGCTCCGCGCCCTGGGCGCCACCGGGCTGCTGCTGGAGTACGAGGACACCTTCCCCTACGCGGGGCCGCTGGAGCCGCTGCGGGCCCCGCACGCCTACAG TTTGTGCTGAAGCACAGAGAGTTTGCTCATCTCCGGGAGGTGAAAGCGTTTCCCAACGCCCTCAACCCACACAAGGAGGAGTCGCGGGCGCTGGTCAAAGCCATGATTGACCAGGTCATGGCACTCCATGAAGACTTAAAATGGTTTCACATCGGATGTGATGAG GTCTACTACCTCGGCGAAGGAGAGGAATCAAAGCAGTGGCTGCAGCAACAAGACAACACTCCGGAGAAGCTGTGGTTATCCCATATAAAAGCAGTAGCAACTTGTGTGGCCTCGTCTTACCCCTCTGTGACGCCCATCGTGTGGGATGACATGCTCAGAGGGATCGGTGAGGAAACATTGGCAG AGTCTGGGGTCCCGCAGCTTGTGCAGCCGATGATCTGGGACTATGCAGCAGACCTCGACGTGGAGGGCAAAG TGCAGCTCATAGAGAAGTATCGTAGATGTGGCTTCTCCAAGGTGTGGTTTGCTAGTGCTTTTAAAGGAGCTACAGGAGTGAATCAGTCTCTAACGCTTATCGGACACCATTTGAAAAACCATCTTCAATGGCTGAAAGTGGCGAGCAATAGCCCCGCCGATGTCCTCGAAGGTATCGCGCTGACTGGCTGGCAAAG GTATGATCACTTCTCTGTTTTGTGTGAGCTTCTCCCTGTGGCAATTCCATCAGTGGCTGTCTGTCTGCAGGCACTAAAGAATG GTGGCTATTctgaaaagattaaagaaaatgtggaaaagcTCCTGGGAATGTCCAACCTGGAAACTGATACTTTCATGAG CACAAGTCTGGGGACCTTTCCTGGGAGCAATATCCTTACGCTTGTGACGCAAGTTAGTTTCTACCTCAAGTCATCAGTGGATGAACTTCTCGAAAGGAACAG ATACGTCACAGGCTGGTTCAGCCCCTaccacagaaaaaggaagattattCATCCCATAATAATGCATCACTTTCAGCCAGATGCAGTAAG TCTTCTCTCCAAGTGGAATGCTGTGGTGCAAGACCTCCAAGCAGCCATGGAGCAAGTTTTCCACGAGTGTACTGTAGAAGAGTGGATGGAGGAGAACGTCCACCCCAGCCTACAGAAGCTGCAGCAAGTG GTATGTTCAGAGGTGTGTCCTCCCATTCCACCACCACAAGTCCTTCCACAGCATACAGCAGTTGATTTGTTCACTTCTCTTTTGGacttttttcagtctttgaatgagaaaaaaacattggTCTTAAATCCAGCTTTGATTAGCTTCAGATCAGGAAATTAA
- the HEXD gene encoding hexosaminidase D isoform X1: protein MRSARLFRLPGESNRPPSRNASDKRAGNVHYRTARSSSRPHRGREATARQRRDAGTGAEGCGQALYTGVSPRRRQAKAIDADRRCRGQLRARSREQSRPERRHAAGMEAGMEAGGPRRRLVHLDLKGAPPRASYLAEVLPLLRALGATGLLLEYEDTFPYAGPLEPLRAPHAYSPGEVRAVLSQARAQGLEVVPLVQTFGHMEFVLKHREFAHLREVKAFPNALNPHKEESRALVKAMIDQVMALHEDLKWFHIGCDEVYYLGEGEESKQWLQQQDNTPEKLWLSHIKAVATCVASSYPSVTPIVWDDMLRGIGEETLAESGVPQLVQPMIWDYAADLDVEGKVQLIEKYRRCGFSKVWFASAFKGATGVNQSLTLIGHHLKNHLQWLKVASNSPADVLEGIALTGWQRYDHFSVLCELLPVAIPSVAVCLQALKNGGYSEKIKENVEKLLGMSNLETDTFMSTSLGTFPGSNILTLVTQVSFYLKSSVDELLERNRYVTGWFSPYHRKRKIIHPIIMHHFQPDAVSLLSKWNAVVQDLQAAMEQVFHECTVEEWMEENVHPSLQKLQQVVCSEVCPPIPPPQVLPQHTAVDLFTSLLDFFQSLNEKKTLVLNPALISFRSGN from the exons ATGCGCTCGGCCCGCCTCTTCCGCCTGCCAGGGGAAAGCAATCGGCCGCCGAGCAGAAACGCTTCAGACAAGCGGGCAGGGAACGTCCATTACAGAACCGCGAGGAGCAGCAGTAGGCCTCACCGAGGTAGAGAGGCGACAGCTAGACAGCGTCGAGACGCCGGAACCGGGGCAGAAGGATGCGGTCAAGCGCTTTATACCGGTGTAtcgccgcggcggcggcaggcCAAAGCAATCGATGCAGACCGGCGGTGCCGCGGCCAGCTTCGAGCGCGCAGTCGGGAGCAATCGAGGCCGGAGCGGCGGCATGCGGCGGGCATGGAGGCGGGCATGGAGGCGGGCGGGCCGCGGCGGCGCCTGGTGCACCTGGACCTGAAgggcgccccgccccgcgcctcctACCTGGCGGAG GTGCTGCCGCTGCTCCGCGCCCTGGGCGCCACCGGGCTGCTGCTGGAGTACGAGGACACCTTCCCCTACGCGGGGCCGCTGGAGCCGCTGCGGGCCCCGCACGCCTACAG CCCCGGGGAGGTGAGGGCGGTGCTGAGCCAGGCGAGGGCCCAGGGGCTGGAGGTGGTGCCGCTGGTGCAGACCTTCGGGCACATGGAG TTTGTGCTGAAGCACAGAGAGTTTGCTCATCTCCGGGAGGTGAAAGCGTTTCCCAACGCCCTCAACCCACACAAGGAGGAGTCGCGGGCGCTGGTCAAAGCCATGATTGACCAGGTCATGGCACTCCATGAAGACTTAAAATGGTTTCACATCGGATGTGATGAG GTCTACTACCTCGGCGAAGGAGAGGAATCAAAGCAGTGGCTGCAGCAACAAGACAACACTCCGGAGAAGCTGTGGTTATCCCATATAAAAGCAGTAGCAACTTGTGTGGCCTCGTCTTACCCCTCTGTGACGCCCATCGTGTGGGATGACATGCTCAGAGGGATCGGTGAGGAAACATTGGCAG AGTCTGGGGTCCCGCAGCTTGTGCAGCCGATGATCTGGGACTATGCAGCAGACCTCGACGTGGAGGGCAAAG TGCAGCTCATAGAGAAGTATCGTAGATGTGGCTTCTCCAAGGTGTGGTTTGCTAGTGCTTTTAAAGGAGCTACAGGAGTGAATCAGTCTCTAACGCTTATCGGACACCATTTGAAAAACCATCTTCAATGGCTGAAAGTGGCGAGCAATAGCCCCGCCGATGTCCTCGAAGGTATCGCGCTGACTGGCTGGCAAAG GTATGATCACTTCTCTGTTTTGTGTGAGCTTCTCCCTGTGGCAATTCCATCAGTGGCTGTCTGTCTGCAGGCACTAAAGAATG GTGGCTATTctgaaaagattaaagaaaatgtggaaaagcTCCTGGGAATGTCCAACCTGGAAACTGATACTTTCATGAG CACAAGTCTGGGGACCTTTCCTGGGAGCAATATCCTTACGCTTGTGACGCAAGTTAGTTTCTACCTCAAGTCATCAGTGGATGAACTTCTCGAAAGGAACAG ATACGTCACAGGCTGGTTCAGCCCCTaccacagaaaaaggaagattattCATCCCATAATAATGCATCACTTTCAGCCAGATGCAGTAAG TCTTCTCTCCAAGTGGAATGCTGTGGTGCAAGACCTCCAAGCAGCCATGGAGCAAGTTTTCCACGAGTGTACTGTAGAAGAGTGGATGGAGGAGAACGTCCACCCCAGCCTACAGAAGCTGCAGCAAGTG GTATGTTCAGAGGTGTGTCCTCCCATTCCACCACCACAAGTCCTTCCACAGCATACAGCAGTTGATTTGTTCACTTCTCTTTTGGacttttttcagtctttgaatgagaaaaaaacattggTCTTAAATCCAGCTTTGATTAGCTTCAGATCAGGAAATTAA
- the HEXD gene encoding hexosaminidase D isoform X4 translates to MRSARLFRLPGESNRPPSRNASDKRAGNVHYRTARSSSRPHRGREATARQRRDAGTGAEGCGQALYTGVSPRRRQAKAIDADRRCRGQLRARSREQSRPERRHAAGMEAGMEAGGPRRRLVHLDLKGAPPRASYLAEFVLKHREFAHLREVKAFPNALNPHKEESRALVKAMIDQVMALHEDLKWFHIGCDEVYYLGEGEESKQWLQQQDNTPEKLWLSHIKAVATCVASSYPSVTPIVWDDMLRGIGEETLAESGVPQLVQPMIWDYAADLDVEGKVQLIEKYRRCGFSKVWFASAFKGATGVNQSLTLIGHHLKNHLQWLKVASNSPADVLEGIALTGWQRYDHFSVLCELLPVAIPSVAVCLQALKNGGYSEKIKENVEKLLGMSNLETDTFMSTSLGTFPGSNILTLVTQVSFYLKSSVDELLERNRYVTGWFSPYHRKRKIIHPIIMHHFQPDAVSLLSKWNAVVQDLQAAMEQVFHECTVEEWMEENVHPSLQKLQQVVCSEVCPPIPPPQVLPQHTAVDLFTSLLDFFQSLNEKKTLVLNPALISFRSGN, encoded by the exons ATGCGCTCGGCCCGCCTCTTCCGCCTGCCAGGGGAAAGCAATCGGCCGCCGAGCAGAAACGCTTCAGACAAGCGGGCAGGGAACGTCCATTACAGAACCGCGAGGAGCAGCAGTAGGCCTCACCGAGGTAGAGAGGCGACAGCTAGACAGCGTCGAGACGCCGGAACCGGGGCAGAAGGATGCGGTCAAGCGCTTTATACCGGTGTAtcgccgcggcggcggcaggcCAAAGCAATCGATGCAGACCGGCGGTGCCGCGGCCAGCTTCGAGCGCGCAGTCGGGAGCAATCGAGGCCGGAGCGGCGGCATGCGGCGGGCATGGAGGCGGGCATGGAGGCGGGCGGGCCGCGGCGGCGCCTGGTGCACCTGGACCTGAAgggcgccccgccccgcgcctcctACCTGGCGGAG TTTGTGCTGAAGCACAGAGAGTTTGCTCATCTCCGGGAGGTGAAAGCGTTTCCCAACGCCCTCAACCCACACAAGGAGGAGTCGCGGGCGCTGGTCAAAGCCATGATTGACCAGGTCATGGCACTCCATGAAGACTTAAAATGGTTTCACATCGGATGTGATGAG GTCTACTACCTCGGCGAAGGAGAGGAATCAAAGCAGTGGCTGCAGCAACAAGACAACACTCCGGAGAAGCTGTGGTTATCCCATATAAAAGCAGTAGCAACTTGTGTGGCCTCGTCTTACCCCTCTGTGACGCCCATCGTGTGGGATGACATGCTCAGAGGGATCGGTGAGGAAACATTGGCAG AGTCTGGGGTCCCGCAGCTTGTGCAGCCGATGATCTGGGACTATGCAGCAGACCTCGACGTGGAGGGCAAAG TGCAGCTCATAGAGAAGTATCGTAGATGTGGCTTCTCCAAGGTGTGGTTTGCTAGTGCTTTTAAAGGAGCTACAGGAGTGAATCAGTCTCTAACGCTTATCGGACACCATTTGAAAAACCATCTTCAATGGCTGAAAGTGGCGAGCAATAGCCCCGCCGATGTCCTCGAAGGTATCGCGCTGACTGGCTGGCAAAG GTATGATCACTTCTCTGTTTTGTGTGAGCTTCTCCCTGTGGCAATTCCATCAGTGGCTGTCTGTCTGCAGGCACTAAAGAATG GTGGCTATTctgaaaagattaaagaaaatgtggaaaagcTCCTGGGAATGTCCAACCTGGAAACTGATACTTTCATGAG CACAAGTCTGGGGACCTTTCCTGGGAGCAATATCCTTACGCTTGTGACGCAAGTTAGTTTCTACCTCAAGTCATCAGTGGATGAACTTCTCGAAAGGAACAG ATACGTCACAGGCTGGTTCAGCCCCTaccacagaaaaaggaagattattCATCCCATAATAATGCATCACTTTCAGCCAGATGCAGTAAG TCTTCTCTCCAAGTGGAATGCTGTGGTGCAAGACCTCCAAGCAGCCATGGAGCAAGTTTTCCACGAGTGTACTGTAGAAGAGTGGATGGAGGAGAACGTCCACCCCAGCCTACAGAAGCTGCAGCAAGTG GTATGTTCAGAGGTGTGTCCTCCCATTCCACCACCACAAGTCCTTCCACAGCATACAGCAGTTGATTTGTTCACTTCTCTTTTGGacttttttcagtctttgaatgagaaaaaaacattggTCTTAAATCCAGCTTTGATTAGCTTCAGATCAGGAAATTAA
- the HEXD gene encoding hexosaminidase D isoform X5, translating to MRSSALYRCIAAAAAGQSNRCRPAVPRPASSAQSGAIEAGAAACGGHGGGHGGGRAAAAPGAPGPEGRPAPRLLPGGGAAAAPRPGRHRAAAGVRGHLPLRGAAGAAAGPARLQFVLKHREFAHLREVKAFPNALNPHKEESRALVKAMIDQVMALHEDLKWFHIGCDEVYYLGEGEESKQWLQQQDNTPEKLWLSHIKAVATCVASSYPSVTPIVWDDMLRGIGEETLAESGVPQLVQPMIWDYAADLDVEGKVQLIEKYRRCGFSKVWFASAFKGATGVNQSLTLIGHHLKNHLQWLKVASNSPADVLEGIALTGWQRYDHFSVLCELLPVAIPSVAVCLQALKNGGYSEKIKENVEKLLGMSNLETDTFMSTSLGTFPGSNILTLVTQVSFYLKSSVDELLERNRYVTGWFSPYHRKRKIIHPIIMHHFQPDAVSLLSKWNAVVQDLQAAMEQVFHECTVEEWMEENVHPSLQKLQQVVCSEVCPPIPPPQVLPQHTAVDLFTSLLDFFQSLNEKKTLVLNPALISFRSGN from the exons ATGCGGTCAAGCGCTTTATACCGGTGTAtcgccgcggcggcggcaggcCAAAGCAATCGATGCAGACCGGCGGTGCCGCGGCCAGCTTCGAGCGCGCAGTCGGGAGCAATCGAGGCCGGAGCGGCGGCATGCGGCGGGCATGGAGGCGGGCATGGAGGCGGGCGGGCCGCGGCGGCGCCTGGTGCACCTGGACCTGAAgggcgccccgccccgcgcctcctACCTGGCGGAG GTGCTGCCGCTGCTCCGCGCCCTGGGCGCCACCGGGCTGCTGCTGGAGTACGAGGACACCTTCCCCTACGCGGGGCCGCTGGAGCCGCTGCGGGCCCCGCACGCCTACAG TTTGTGCTGAAGCACAGAGAGTTTGCTCATCTCCGGGAGGTGAAAGCGTTTCCCAACGCCCTCAACCCACACAAGGAGGAGTCGCGGGCGCTGGTCAAAGCCATGATTGACCAGGTCATGGCACTCCATGAAGACTTAAAATGGTTTCACATCGGATGTGATGAG GTCTACTACCTCGGCGAAGGAGAGGAATCAAAGCAGTGGCTGCAGCAACAAGACAACACTCCGGAGAAGCTGTGGTTATCCCATATAAAAGCAGTAGCAACTTGTGTGGCCTCGTCTTACCCCTCTGTGACGCCCATCGTGTGGGATGACATGCTCAGAGGGATCGGTGAGGAAACATTGGCAG AGTCTGGGGTCCCGCAGCTTGTGCAGCCGATGATCTGGGACTATGCAGCAGACCTCGACGTGGAGGGCAAAG TGCAGCTCATAGAGAAGTATCGTAGATGTGGCTTCTCCAAGGTGTGGTTTGCTAGTGCTTTTAAAGGAGCTACAGGAGTGAATCAGTCTCTAACGCTTATCGGACACCATTTGAAAAACCATCTTCAATGGCTGAAAGTGGCGAGCAATAGCCCCGCCGATGTCCTCGAAGGTATCGCGCTGACTGGCTGGCAAAG GTATGATCACTTCTCTGTTTTGTGTGAGCTTCTCCCTGTGGCAATTCCATCAGTGGCTGTCTGTCTGCAGGCACTAAAGAATG GTGGCTATTctgaaaagattaaagaaaatgtggaaaagcTCCTGGGAATGTCCAACCTGGAAACTGATACTTTCATGAG CACAAGTCTGGGGACCTTTCCTGGGAGCAATATCCTTACGCTTGTGACGCAAGTTAGTTTCTACCTCAAGTCATCAGTGGATGAACTTCTCGAAAGGAACAG ATACGTCACAGGCTGGTTCAGCCCCTaccacagaaaaaggaagattattCATCCCATAATAATGCATCACTTTCAGCCAGATGCAGTAAG TCTTCTCTCCAAGTGGAATGCTGTGGTGCAAGACCTCCAAGCAGCCATGGAGCAAGTTTTCCACGAGTGTACTGTAGAAGAGTGGATGGAGGAGAACGTCCACCCCAGCCTACAGAAGCTGCAGCAAGTG GTATGTTCAGAGGTGTGTCCTCCCATTCCACCACCACAAGTCCTTCCACAGCATACAGCAGTTGATTTGTTCACTTCTCTTTTGGacttttttcagtctttgaatgagaaaaaaacattggTCTTAAATCCAGCTTTGATTAGCTTCAGATCAGGAAATTAA